The Leptospira terpstrae serovar Hualin str. LT 11-33 = ATCC 700639 genome includes a region encoding these proteins:
- a CDS encoding GAF domain-containing SpoIIE family protein phosphatase: MNREPTDDRICLLCAESQVPNGITKDGRFFCQTCDREWILEKRKIPRIGKNILSSQEKTEFLLDNLSLFNSSMGLEELMQRFTELISVRLKRDKVAVFITNLELGEIKLAYYSSRQRTLQRAIKRITLDYDLSYGVLIEAMAKGEPCFYKFSEQSHPFYEFYSKLTGTKSQLVIPILYANTAVGMVTIDYEEEDYSDYLEDQEILQLVVGQFAVSLRNSLLFSKSENQSKNFQSLHTAALTLSQLYLNNHDEMIRMILLTLSGIVESSLTCLIERTIDSSKAKIFKLYRDLENHQIHTKTESIDVDKIISLLQTNETITVDPITNLSLKTLEIEGKESMVFPLTLENGTACVFILTKQDNRFPQDEIEALNAFVSLARITMENSNLYQNLSNKERLEKEIEIAKEIQSTLLPRNAPEAEGFSFGGFMVPARGIGGDYYDFILSPNRNELFICIGDVSGKGVAAGLVMATVRTILHSLVRVKDSPWEILNDINNYLYTSYKEAITPRFMSMILLRWNLITGEVQYSGAGHGNFYHYKSDSKSLSVIETEGVILGIQPDISSFKNESKLRFHSGDTILLYTDGVTEARNSAGTQFGEHELKSNFLSFISLEPKNILEKIYFELKEFVKEQEQHDDITMVAVRKI; the protein is encoded by the coding sequence ATGAACCGAGAGCCCACTGATGACAGGATTTGTTTGCTCTGTGCTGAATCTCAGGTTCCCAACGGGATTACCAAGGATGGTCGTTTTTTCTGCCAAACTTGTGATCGGGAATGGATTTTAGAAAAACGTAAAATCCCTCGGATCGGAAAAAACATCCTAAGTTCGCAAGAAAAGACAGAATTTCTTTTGGACAATCTTTCTCTATTCAATTCCTCCATGGGTTTGGAAGAATTAATGCAAAGATTTACTGAACTTATATCCGTCCGTTTGAAACGCGATAAAGTAGCGGTCTTTATCACCAATTTAGAGTTAGGTGAAATTAAACTCGCCTACTATTCTAGTAGGCAAAGAACATTACAAAGAGCCATCAAACGAATTACATTGGATTATGATTTGAGTTATGGAGTTTTGATTGAAGCGATGGCGAAAGGAGAGCCTTGTTTCTATAAATTTTCCGAACAAAGCCATCCATTCTACGAATTTTATTCGAAGCTCACAGGCACAAAATCACAACTTGTCATTCCCATTCTCTATGCAAATACTGCGGTAGGAATGGTAACCATTGATTATGAAGAAGAAGATTACTCCGACTATTTGGAAGACCAAGAAATTTTGCAACTTGTAGTTGGTCAATTTGCAGTATCACTTCGAAATTCTCTTTTGTTTTCTAAATCAGAAAACCAATCCAAAAACTTCCAAAGTTTGCATACAGCGGCACTGACACTTAGCCAACTGTATTTAAACAATCATGATGAAATGATTCGTATGATTCTATTGACACTTTCAGGAATTGTTGAATCCTCTTTGACCTGTCTTATTGAAAGAACAATTGACTCGTCGAAAGCAAAAATTTTCAAACTTTATAGGGATTTAGAGAATCACCAAATCCATACAAAAACAGAATCCATCGATGTTGATAAAATCATTTCTCTATTACAAACAAATGAAACGATTACTGTGGATCCAATTACGAATCTTAGTTTGAAAACTCTTGAGATTGAAGGAAAAGAATCCATGGTTTTCCCACTCACTTTGGAAAATGGAACCGCTTGCGTTTTTATTCTCACTAAACAAGACAACCGATTCCCGCAGGATGAAATAGAAGCGCTGAACGCCTTCGTTTCCTTAGCAAGAATCACTATGGAAAATTCCAATTTATACCAAAACCTTTCCAATAAAGAAAGATTGGAAAAAGAAATTGAAATTGCAAAAGAAATACAAAGTACCCTTTTACCTAGAAATGCTCCAGAAGCGGAAGGTTTCTCTTTTGGTGGTTTTATGGTACCAGCACGTGGGATTGGCGGAGATTATTATGACTTCATACTTTCACCTAACAGAAATGAATTGTTTATTTGTATTGGAGATGTAAGCGGTAAAGGGGTTGCAGCAGGCCTAGTGATGGCAACCGTAAGAACCATCCTTCATTCCCTCGTGCGAGTGAAAGATTCTCCTTGGGAAATCCTGAATGATATCAATAACTACCTGTATACAAGTTATAAGGAAGCGATCACTCCACGATTTATGAGTATGATTTTACTCAGATGGAATTTAATAACAGGAGAAGTGCAATACTCTGGAGCTGGACACGGAAATTTTTACCACTACAAATCAGATTCTAAATCTCTTTCTGTCATCGAAACAGAAGGTGTAATTCTAGGAATCCAACCAGATATTTCCTCCTTTAAGAATGAATCCAAATTGCGGTTCCACTCGGGTGATACCATTTTATTATACACAGATGGTGTGACAGAGGCGCGAAACTCAGCCGGAACACAGTTTGGAGAACACGAATTAAAATCTAATTTTCTCT